AAATATAAAGAGTTTGCGGCCGAATTTCAAAGGCGTTCATATCCAGATAGTTGTATCGAGATTGCCTTGCCAGCTGGCTATGCCTATGAAATCTCTTATACCTTGAATGAGCGAAATTATTACTATCCATTTTTCAAGGATAATGACGGCAGAGTCATAAATTATCATTAGGAGGAAAGTCAATGTCATTACCCGCATACATGTTTCTTTATGATGAAAATGGAAACCCGATCAAAGGCAGCTGCAATGTTTCGGGCAGAGAAGGTGCGATTGAGATCCTTAACAGCAATTACCACAACCATCAGGTTTGCAGCGCCAGCACGGGCAATCTTATGGGTGCCAGAGAACATGGGGCATTCACTATCCATAAGCAGATCGACAAAACGTCGCCTTACTTTGCAGATGCTTTATGTCAAAGCAAAAGGCTACAGAAAGCGGTTATCCACTACTATGATGTGAACGAAGCAGGATTTGAATTCGAGGTGTACCGCATAACGCTGGATAGTATCGTGATTATGTCTGGCGATGCTGCCCATACCTGGGTTCCGGGGGCGCCTGGTCATAATATGATGGAAAGCATCGGGATTCGTTATCGCGGTATCGAGTGGTTTTATCTGGAGGGACATATTAAATATGAGGATCACTGGAATAAGGTGCCTCAGTGATGCTGTTAGTGAAGATTGGGTCCCTCTACCTTGATGGAGAGGGATTTAAAAAATTAGTTACTGGTAATTTGCCCGATGATTACGCCACGCACTTTTTCGCCATCGAAGTAATAGGAGACCGTATTACTCTGGATGAA
This region of Enterobacter asburiae genomic DNA includes:
- a CDS encoding putative T6SS immunity periplasmic lipoprotein, which translates into the protein MKLKILFIPIISMLTGCPGENLNIPEQRMIMINGNHFCFSVDEKDILNGYTISSMQHGKYKEFAAEFQRRSYPDSCIEIALPAGYAYEISYTLNERNYYYPFFKDNDGRVINYH
- a CDS encoding Hcp family type VI secretion system effector, which translates into the protein MSLPAYMFLYDENGNPIKGSCNVSGREGAIEILNSNYHNHQVCSASTGNLMGAREHGAFTIHKQIDKTSPYFADALCQSKRLQKAVIHYYDVNEAGFEFEVYRITLDSIVIMSGDAAHTWVPGAPGHNMMESIGIRYRGIEWFYLEGHIKYEDHWNKVPQ